One window of the Paraburkholderia sp. PGU19 genome contains the following:
- a CDS encoding fumarylacetoacetate hydrolase family protein, whose translation MGYVFAPAPVTAVPVVGSDDQFAVRRIYCVGRNYEAHAREMGHDPDREPPFFFAKPADAVLYVAPGATGEFPYPAQSKNVHFEMELVAAIGKAGKNISADSALDHVYGYALGLDMTRRDLQAEAKKLGRPWDTAKGFDHSAPLGPIHPVSKVGHVGKGAIWLTVNGEEKQRSDVSQLIWSIPETIAYLSTLFELQPGDLIFTGTPEGVGAIVKGDLMKGGVDGLGEFSVRVV comes from the coding sequence ATGGGTTACGTGTTTGCGCCAGCGCCGGTGACGGCAGTGCCAGTCGTCGGATCGGACGATCAATTCGCGGTGCGCCGCATTTACTGCGTCGGCCGCAATTACGAGGCGCACGCGCGTGAAATGGGCCATGATCCCGATCGCGAACCGCCGTTCTTCTTCGCCAAGCCCGCCGACGCGGTGCTGTATGTCGCGCCGGGCGCAACGGGCGAATTTCCGTATCCCGCGCAGTCGAAGAATGTGCACTTCGAGATGGAACTCGTCGCGGCAATCGGCAAGGCAGGCAAGAACATCTCGGCAGACAGCGCGCTCGATCACGTCTACGGCTACGCGCTCGGTCTCGACATGACGCGCCGCGACCTGCAGGCGGAAGCGAAGAAGCTGGGCCGTCCGTGGGACACCGCAAAGGGCTTCGACCATTCGGCGCCGCTCGGCCCGATCCATCCTGTTTCGAAAGTCGGTCACGTCGGCAAGGGTGCGATCTGGCTGACCGTCAACGGCGAGGAAAAGCAGCGTTCGGACGTGTCGCAACTGATCTGGTCCATCCCCGAAACGATCGCGTATCTGTCGACGCTCTTCGAACTGCAACCGGGCGACCTGATTTTCACGGGCACGCCGGAAGGCGTCGGCGCAATCGTGAAGGGTGATCTGATGAAGGGCGGCGTGGACGGGCTGGGCGAGTTCAGCGTGCGCGTGGTCTGA
- the maiA gene encoding maleylacetoacetate isomerase — protein sequence MKLYSYFRSSASYRVRIALNLKNLPYEYLPVHLLRGGGEQFKPEYRKLNHDAVVPTLVDGDNVITQSLAIIEYLDETHPEPPLLPSKPVDRAYVRSIVQQLACEIHPLNNLRVLKYLKRTVGVNDEVKDAWYRHWISSGFAALEEYLVADGRAGKLCFGDTPTIADICLVPQVFNANRFNVDMNPYPTIRRICEHANTLDAFARAEPGVQPDAE from the coding sequence ATGAAGCTGTACAGCTACTTTCGCAGTTCGGCATCGTATCGCGTGCGTATCGCGCTGAACCTGAAGAACCTGCCTTACGAGTACCTGCCCGTGCATCTGTTGCGCGGCGGCGGCGAGCAGTTCAAGCCCGAGTACCGCAAGCTCAATCACGATGCCGTCGTTCCCACGCTGGTGGACGGCGACAATGTGATCACGCAGTCGCTCGCGATCATCGAGTATCTCGACGAGACGCATCCCGAGCCGCCGCTGCTGCCGTCGAAGCCCGTCGATCGCGCGTATGTCCGCTCGATCGTTCAGCAACTCGCGTGCGAGATTCATCCGTTGAACAATCTGCGCGTGCTGAAGTATCTGAAGCGCACCGTGGGCGTGAACGACGAGGTGAAGGACGCGTGGTATCGCCACTGGATCAGCTCGGGCTTTGCCGCGCTCGAAGAATATCTTGTTGCGGACGGCCGCGCGGGCAAGCTGTGCTTCGGCGATACGCCCACCATCGCCGATATCTGCCTCGTGCCGCAGGTGTTCAACGCGAACCGCTTCAATGTCGATATGAATCCGTATCCGACTATCCGGCGTATCTGCGAGCACGCGAACACGCTTGATGCGTTCGCGCGCGCGGAACCCGGCGTGCAGCCCGATGCCGAGTGA